The following is a genomic window from Anopheles aquasalis chromosome 3, idAnoAquaMG_Q_19, whole genome shotgun sequence.
CTTCCCCGCGCCTACTACGATCAGCTCTGTGCGCTTAGCGTTTCTTGCTTAGCTTTCATggttctctttcgctcgcaaCAAACAATATTACCTTTGCACTTGCAGTCAAAGAGGAAATGCTGAAGAAGCATTCCGTCAAGCTAAGGTAAGGGACATATTTTAACTAATTCTTCATGCTGCGTTCTACCCGATGCCCGGTTGAAATCGAAAGCGCCACAGCTTTCGGCACCGCACGCATCCTGACGAAATCTCTCTGCACGGTTAATAAATTTAGCTAATTGTACTAATCGCGCGGCACCGTTCGCGGCCCAGCCAGTGTCTCACGCCCCCTCGGCGTCAAACTCACGTGTTGCGATTTTTCGATATAAAAAATTTAGCTACAAATAATAGTAGTAGTCAACGAAAACCCCACAACGAAGAGTGCACTCATCGCTCCATGGTCTACTGAGGAGGCAGAAGATcatagaacaaaacaaaaaacaaccaaaaaacgaGAGGAGAATGAGCACAACGGCAGCAGAGACGCTTAACGCTTAACAAATATTGTTCTTATCGAAGAAAACGATTTCGTACTTTGTTCTAACTTGTTCAATCATTGTTACCGTTCGTTTTTTGATTACCACGTTGAGTTAGCTTTCGtgtgtagaaacaaaaaatcctcaaGGAACACATCTGATTCCGTGGTAGTAGGTTGCGCCTAAGGTTTATACGGTTGTTGTGTAGTGTGTTGTGTGAAAAGTCATTTCGAAAATGTGTGATTACGCACTTACTCCTCGTTTcgtcttatttttttttgtttaaattattgttttcgttGGATGCAAtaggtttctgtttttcttctgtAGTATTTAGTGTCTTGTTTCTTCCGCCacggtttttcgtttccttctgaTATTTgttctccatttttcatctAGGATGATGGTTGGATACTTTTGTATATTATAGGTCCACCTTTTACATGGTTGAGCATCGCAGAGTTGTATGTAAAGCGGTGAAAAGTCGGTAAATTTGCACAACTgcattccttcctttttgtctgtctgtgttggAGAGTGTGTGATTGAGTAACGTTGTCGAGTCCTTGCCAGAGAACTGACATCCATATTTATCATGTATGTTTCTTAACTTCACCGACATGCTCTCGCCCCTaactggctctctctctctcttcctctcttcctttctctatcACACTGTTATAGTTTTCTATGTTTGCTCTATACCGTCGtgtatcattttcatttcttaatTTCACGTATCGTTTACTTTTACATTTACAGTGTCTCCCCTGCCTGCTCCGATCTATCGTGCTCACACTCAATCACTTTCATCCAACCTCTCTCGTCAGGTTTTCGGCGTGACGGGCTACTTCGATTACTCTTACACGCTTACTGCTACGTGCTAAACGTGTATGCGATTTGTTCGATCAGTGATTAAGTTATTAAAGTAAAAATCTTTGTTTCACTTTGGGCCCACTGGGCCACTTCCACCATCCATTCTAATGTTTTGTTagctctttttcctttttcacaaaACTACCTCACATCATTTTTTGGGTCGCTGAAACGTTTAATTCGCAGCTCTCTCTTCCAACTAAATAAACCCAGATATGCCTCAAAGTAGGAGCAGGATAAGCAGTGGTAGATGGGAAGCTTCAGGTCGAAAGATTGATTCTAGACTGTAAGGCGCGCTGTTAGGCGTGTGGTCACAGTGatggaattaaattaaacaaacaaaaaaaaaacctaaattAAGAATTACAAATCAACTTAAGATAGAAAGGTCTTGCGCTTAGggtgatgtgctgctgctagccgATCGTTTCTCTAGGTCTAAATCGTTAGTATGTAAAAGTAGGTAGTTAACAGTAGCGGGATTGCGACACGACACCCTTCAAGAGAGGAGCAGCATAGTTAGGAtgttctctctccttctctttctaaGCAGCGAGCAGGTTGCGAATGTTCTTCGGTGTGTTGTCTTCGTTCAGGTGCTTCGTCGTGTACCGGAGCGCGTTGAGCAGTGGTTCCGCCTTTACGGCCGGCTGTGCCTGCAGCAACCGAACGCAACCTTTCACATCGACGTGTGCTCCCCGGGCGAACGCACCGACCGGGTGCACGTGATCGTACAGTATCACCAGCCCGACCATTacccgcagcagtagcaggtgCGTTTCTTCGCGCTCAATTTGTGCCAACAGTTTACTGCAAAAGACGAGAGCAAAATAAAATGAGAATCGTATATAAATGATCGATGATGCTTCTGATCGCTCATAGCAGGGATCTTACGGGTTTTCGAGCATCCGCAGGCAAACTTTCGCCATTGTGCCGAGTGTTTCGGTCGTGTTATCGACGTTGTCGGAGTTATCCTGCACAAACTTGGAGGTTGCTTCACTCAACACCTTCAGCATCGGCGTAGCGTGGGCATAGAACAGCGACATGCGATTCGCCAGTTCCGTGCTGATCACCATCTCGTTCGACGCGTCCAACCGTTGCCGACTGGCAATGCGCCGATAGTAGCTAAAATCATTCTGTATCGCCGGGGTTTTCATctgcacggaacggaaaaaatgatttagaactggccacatcatcatcaccatcacacaaATCCTACCTTGTATTCGTCAAATTTGAGCACAAATTCCAGGATCTCAGCCAGCTGTTTCACCAGCGCCTGCTGTGTTTCAAGGTGTTGCGTTGGGTTGAgccgaccaccgaccagctGCCCCAGGAGCTTCGGGACGATCCGTTCCAGTTCGAGCGAGTGCTCGAAGCATCGCTTTAGCTTCTCCACCAACGGTATCACGATGTTCCAGGCCTTCTCCTGACACTCGGGCGATGGGTCCGCGATCGCTTCCCGTATCTCCTTACCGGCACcctagagaaagagagagatatagAGGAAGCATTACAAAATCGCCTTACTAATCGGCCAGCGATGAAATGATTCGCACTAAATGCAAAGTGGATTCTTTCAGACTTAAGCGCTTTATATGCCCAACATGGAAACCTGTCGCTCACATTGGCGCGCTCGACAGTGgcagttgctgttggtgctgtcgATGCGAGACAACTTTCCTTACAAGGAGCACGGACTCAGCTGATGCGTGAGTACGGTGGATACAAGGAATGCGAAACAAAGCGAACAATTAGAATACAGCGACAAATTCCACTGCACCAAGTCCATGTAAGATGGCTATCTGATTTACGAGTAACGTCACTTATGAATTGTTATCGATTGATTAATTAGAAAAGAAACTTCCtaaatgatgatgctccgcTTGGCAGCATGGAGATCAAAAGAGCCTTCTGCGATCTTTGTTTGGATTAAACGCTCCTCGATCTGGTTGGTTCAATAGATTTGATTCGGTCATCAATTTGGAAGATGCGGTACACGTACGTCCCACACGAACGCGTCTCTCTGCGTACCAGCGGAAATCACGCTGATCCGACAGCAAACGCGTCCATATTGAGAACGCATGGCTTTCCATGGGTGTTCCACGCGTTGTTGTTCTCTTCTCTCCATCCCATGTCTCGCCGGGAACTTAATTTTACCAAAATGGTGTGCCATTAGATAAATGCCGAGCGATGGTGCTGTGGGCGCCACCGGCCCcagacacagccacagccacccAACCCAGCATCATTTGTcgtttttggagaaaaaaaaaaaacgaaaaagcaaCACGCTGCTGCGTCTCCATGGCATTAGCAGTGAGCGGCGACATTATGCGTCATTTCGATTGAAGAGGCGGAGGTGTGGTTGGCGTGATCGGCGATatgtttgctgcttttgctcaaTATCATGGTGTCATCGGAAAGGCTGACATGGGCGTGAAGGAGGAACACCATGACGTCCAACTTCCTACACGTCGATGATGTCCGGCCAGGTCAGCGCAGAATCGGCGAGAtgcttcgatgcttcgatgaAACGTTCgttaaaacagaaaacatcTCAGGCTCCTTTGTGATTTACTTAAAAATGTGGCAGATCGAACGACCGATCGCAGTTGGCGCGTTGGTCGGGCCCCGGGGGGTGACCCTCGCGCACAACCGCAACGAAACCTAACCTTGACTTCAAAGCTGTCGATCAAGGAATCTgagaaggcgacgacgacgacgacggagcagCATTTGGAAAAAGGGGCGTACAGTATACATGTGCATGCCCTTATCACTGCCACTGACTagcgcccatcatcatcatcaccatcatcatctgctgttgttgcgttgaGTGTGAATCACGCGAGTTTGTAGTTGTGCTCCAGGCCGCGACTATTATCACTCGAAGgtcccaccatcaccatcaccatcatcatcagcagcagcagcagcagcagcgtcgtgtGGTTATAGGGCCACAGCATACTATCAATGCGTTGAGTGGGTGCGTTATGGTCGCCAATGGAGCAACAAGCCGCAAACCCTTCCAACAGCCGCAGTATCCGGTGCGTGATGAATTCTGTTATTCTGATGGAGCGTGGAAGTGACGCAGGTCGCAGGTTTGGCTGAGGAGCGACGGGGCTATTGCCTTTTTTGCCTTCATCAGAGTGGGGGGGGCTGAAGGGCTCTTGGTGGCCCCACAGTGCGTGATCGGTACTCTCaagtacaacaacaacagcaactggcGTAGTTATGCTTCGATGGCTACTATACTCCAACGCTACGCCACGCGCGCGAACTACGCTTATGCTGGCAATACAAATTGAAAGGGGCTGGCCAACTAGAGAGCCGCCTATCTCATCAACCATCAAACGGTTATCGCATAAATTATTCGTCTATGGACCGTCGATTGGGTCATAGCTTGAACTGGCGATGGGCCACTCgcagtggtgctggttgttttgatgcgatgcgatgatgattcaCCACACAAAGCAGCCCCCTTCTGCAAGGTGATTCCTCTAGCTGCCGACAGCgaaacaagcagcaacaagcagaCCGCGATCATCTCTATTTGTGAGACGCTACAAATCGCGATCGTACGAGGTGCTATAAATCGCATTTGATCGCACATCGTTTGCgatgtgatcgatcgatcggcaggCAGGGCAGGGGCAACCGGATTGCCGGAAGCATCCGTTTAGGGCAATGGCGCTAGAATGCGCCCGTTTTAATGCTCTTCTCCACtcctcgtgttttttttcgattttagtGCAGCAACAATGATCTattcaattttgaaaaaaaaaaactatacgTAGAGGGATTGGTGGTGTGTAAGGAGTGTCCGTTTACACTCCCCGGAAAACCCATCGGAAACGTGCAACTCGTTCGATAAACCGTTACCGTTGGCTGGGGAATTAGTCCATAAAATAGTCAACAAGTGGGGGCAAAACGAAGCGTAATCTAACTGAAACTCGAACGGCAACCGGCACGTGATCGCGGAAAGACAGCAACTCAAGTGACGAATCGAAGCGACAAGTCGTTTCATGATCTGCCAATCAAGCGCCGACGCTTAGAGCAGATGGGTAAACATCGTGGCATCTTCGTGGCGTGGATTCGATGCGATTGAAGTGTTGAAGAAGCAATTTGCTCCGATTTCGATTGGATAACTGTGTTCGCGGTGTGACTTTAAACCGTGGCGTTCCGTCGCACCCTCCGCCTAACCGGGTCGGATTTGGGGCAAACGTCGAgcccgtagcagcagcagtaaagggGAAGGTGTTCCGGATTGAATCGGATCGTTGCGCTTGCTCTCTTTATTGCCTCTTTATTTTCCTGCAGCGGTATCGGGCCGGGGATCGGGCGTATCAATTGCATCCATTGCTCTCGTTTGGGCAATGGATTGAAGAAGACATACACCATCTTTTGAGGGTTGCAAGCGAGTAATGTGTTTCCAACGGATCAACGGATCTCGAACgatcaaattaaaatgctAATTAACGAAATGCTCGGATTGTGGAACTCGTTCGGGAAAAGCTTTCACggtgtgcttgttgttggAAGCCGTTTCGGGAATGATAAATGGAGGTGTTTTTTTGATGTGTTTGACCTGAATGCAACGAATGAAGAAGCTGCTCGGATAACAGGTGCTACATAGTTTCTCACCAAATGAAATGGGGGGAAAATTTATTCTTTATGATGCTTTGAAGTTGTTCATCCAGGTTGGCAATGGAGCTTTGAAATGATAGTTTTTCTTCCTAGGCGAAGGCATGCAATTCACATCTCGCTACAATGTTAACGAAGCACAAGAGCATGCTTTTAAAGGCCGTATCCTGTCTCTGGATGCTCGTGTCCTTTACAAACAGGATTTTTACACTTCAACACCTGATTCCCATTGGGAGAGCTAGCATTACAGAAAATTAAGGATGTCGCTTCGCGTGTAGCGCGTTAGTCCCCCAGGAGCGACTCTAGACGGATGGAGCCGTCGCGATGGTCGGTCGCGTACATAACGTTTGCATTCTTTCGGCCGTGAATAACGCCACGAAACCCTCAACCCTCGTGACGATGAGAAACGCGACAGACGGTGAGTATGCCGGTGGGCTTTGTTTAACCGACGATGATCCTAAGGCCCGCCCGCGCGGCCCGGTCCTGCTGCCTACGCGCCTTTCTGGTTTACCACTGACTGCAGGTGGTGAGTGTGAATGTTAACTCTTGATTTTGCGGCAC
Proteins encoded in this region:
- the LOC126576038 gene encoding CYFIP-related Rac1 interactor B, producing MGKLLSLLARDESTCCTPKTYDVFLDFENAAPTDLEREVYEEVDHVLRQSEMVLDEIQCYKGAGKEIREAIADPSPECQEKAWNIVIPLVEKLKRCFEHSLELERIVPKLLGQLVGGRLNPTQHLETQQALVKQLAEILEFVLKFDEYKMKTPAIQNDFSYYRRIASRQRLDASNEMVISTELANRMSLFYAHATPMLKVLSEATSKFVQDNSDNVDNTTETLGTMAKVCLRMLENPKLLAQIEREETHLLLLRVMVGLVILYDHVHPVGAFARGAHVDVKGCVRLLQAQPAVKAEPLLNALRYTTKHLNEDNTPKNIRNLLAA